From the Apus apus isolate bApuApu2 chromosome 4, bApuApu2.pri.cur, whole genome shotgun sequence genome, one window contains:
- the HAND2 gene encoding heart- and neural crest derivatives-expressed protein 2: MSLVGGFPHHPVVHHEGYPFAAAAAAAAAAATRCGHEENPYFHGWLISSHPEMSPPDYSMALSYSPEYANGAPGMDHSHYGGVPPGNGPPGLGGPRPVKRRGTANRKERRRTQSINSAFAELRECIPNVPADTKLSKIKTLRLATSYIAYLMDLLAKDDQNGEAEAFKAEIKKTDVKEEKRKKELNEILKSTVSSNDKKTKGRTGWPQHVWALELKQ; this comes from the exons ATGAGTCTAGTGGGAGGCTTTCCCCACCACCCGGTGGTGCACCATGAGGGCTACCCTttcgccgccgccgccgctgccgccgccgctgccgccacCCGCTGCGGCCACGAGGAAAACCCCTACTTCCACGGCTGGCTCATTAGCAGCCACCCGGAGATGTCCCCCCCTGACTACAGCATGGCTCTGTCCTACAGCCCCGAGTACGCCAACGGGGCGCCGGGCATGGACCACTCCCATTACGGGGGGGTGCCGCCCGGGAACGGCCCGCCCGGGCTCGGGGGGCCCCGGCCGGTGAAGCGCAGGGGCACGGCGAACCGCAAGGAGCGGCGCAGGACTCAGAGCATCAACAGCGCCTTCGCGGAGCTGCGGGAGTGCATCCCCAACGTGCCCGCCGACACCAAGCTCTCCAAGATCAAAACCCTCCGCCTGGCCACCAGCTACATCGCCTACCTCATGGACCTGCTGGCGAAGGATGACCAGAACGGGGAGGCGGAGGCCTTCAAGGCAGAGATCAAGAAGACAGACgtgaaggaggaaaagaggaagaaagagctg AACGAAATCTTGAAAAGCACAGTTAGCAGCAACGATAAGAAAACCAAAGGGAGGACTGGCTGGCCGCAGCATGTCTGGGCTTTGGAGCTCAAGCAGTGA